The uncultured Hyphomonas sp. genome includes a region encoding these proteins:
- a CDS encoding isocitrate lyase, translating to MSNRPTYAELRAEALKRYPDGVTPAGISVDDIVQLKVQNTYSTHLDVAREMAGIMRADMAAYDADHSKFTQSLGCWSGFHAQQMIKSVKRMRGTAKGTYVYLSGWMVAGLRNTWGHLPDQSMHEKTAVADLIEEIYVSLRQADEVALNDLFRELKAARESGASQDALDEIIYRIDTFETHVVPIIADIDAGFGNEHATYLLAKELIKAGACCLQIENQVSDAKQCGHQDGKVTVPREDFIEKLRACRLAFEELGVNDGVIVARTDSLGAGLTQKVPVSQGPGDLASDYIKWLETEEITDANPLKDGEMALQKDGKLVKPVRLPNGLYRFREGTGTDRVVEDCIANLTVGGADLLWIETDTPNVDVIAAMVNRIKEVVPNAKLTYNNSPSFNWTLNLRKQVRADWISAGKISEGEYPEAELMSARFDETDLGREADARLQRFQYDISERAGVFHNLITLPTFHMTAFAMDELSKGYFGENKMAAYVQTIQRREIRNGVSAVKHQHEVGSDLGDTFKEMVAGERALKAGGVHNTMNQFENVD from the coding sequence ATGTCCAATCGCCCGACTTATGCTGAGCTGCGTGCAGAAGCACTCAAGCGCTATCCGGATGGCGTCACGCCCGCCGGGATCAGTGTGGATGACATCGTCCAACTGAAGGTCCAGAACACCTATTCGACCCATCTCGATGTCGCCCGCGAAATGGCAGGCATCATGCGTGCCGACATGGCGGCCTATGATGCCGACCACTCGAAGTTCACCCAGTCTCTGGGCTGCTGGTCAGGTTTTCATGCGCAGCAGATGATCAAGTCCGTCAAGCGGATGCGCGGAACGGCGAAAGGCACTTATGTCTATCTGTCAGGCTGGATGGTTGCCGGCCTGCGCAACACCTGGGGCCACCTGCCGGACCAGTCGATGCATGAGAAGACCGCTGTCGCAGACCTGATCGAGGAGATCTACGTGTCCCTCCGCCAGGCTGACGAAGTGGCGCTGAACGACCTCTTCCGTGAGCTGAAAGCTGCACGTGAATCGGGTGCGAGCCAGGATGCCCTCGACGAGATCATCTACCGGATCGACACGTTCGAAACCCACGTCGTTCCGATCATCGCCGATATCGATGCTGGCTTCGGCAACGAGCACGCCACCTATCTGCTTGCCAAGGAACTGATCAAGGCGGGCGCCTGCTGCCTGCAGATCGAGAACCAGGTGTCTGACGCCAAGCAGTGTGGCCACCAGGATGGTAAGGTCACCGTGCCGCGTGAGGACTTCATTGAAAAGCTGCGCGCTTGCCGTCTGGCCTTCGAGGAACTCGGTGTGAACGATGGCGTCATCGTTGCCCGTACAGACAGCCTCGGCGCTGGCCTGACGCAGAAAGTGCCAGTGTCCCAAGGCCCTGGTGACCTCGCTTCAGACTACATCAAATGGCTGGAAACCGAAGAAATCACCGACGCCAACCCGCTCAAGGATGGCGAGATGGCGCTTCAGAAAGACGGCAAGCTGGTGAAGCCGGTCCGCCTTCCGAACGGTCTCTATCGCTTCCGCGAAGGCACCGGGACGGACCGTGTTGTCGAGGACTGCATTGCCAACCTGACCGTCGGAGGCGCCGACCTGCTCTGGATCGAAACGGACACGCCAAATGTGGACGTAATCGCTGCAATGGTGAACCGCATCAAGGAAGTCGTTCCGAATGCCAAGCTCACCTACAATAACAGCCCGAGCTTCAACTGGACCCTGAACCTGCGCAAGCAGGTGCGGGCAGACTGGATCTCCGCCGGCAAGATTTCCGAAGGCGAGTATCCTGAAGCGGAACTTATGTCTGCGCGCTTTGACGAGACGGATCTTGGCCGCGAAGCCGATGCACGCCTCCAGCGTTTCCAGTACGACATCAGCGAACGCGCCGGTGTGTTCCACAACCTGATCACGCTGCCGACCTTCCACATGACGGCCTTCGCCATGGATGAACTGTCGAAAGGCTACTTCGGCGAGAACAAGATGGCGGCTTATGTCCAGACCATCCAGCGCCGTGAAATCCGCAATGGTGTTTCCGCTGTGAAGCACCAGCACGAAGTCGGTTCAGACCTTGGCGACACGTTCAAGGAAATGGTCGCCGGCGAACGCGCCCTGAAGGCGGGCGGCGTGCACAACACCATGAACCAGTTCGAAAACGTAGACTGA
- the aceB gene encoding malate synthase A, with translation MTIAAALEKAPLEAGHVEIRKQVEGIDRVLTEGALEFLVRLERRFGAKRRELLTARQARQARFDAGELPDFLPETKTVRDRAWEVDPIPAVLRDRRVEITGPVDRKMMINALNSGAKMFMADFEDASSPTFANMIDGQVNMQDYARNQLAYTDAKSGKSYALGEETAVMIVRPRGWHMEEAHLLVDGQPISASLFDFGLHIFHNGEKLHEAGLGPFYYLPKMESHLEARLWDEVFEFAQKALGIPVGSIKVTVLIETLPAAFEMDEILYELRRHAAGLNCGRWDYIFSYIKTLRNQASFVLPDRAQVGMDRAFLNAYSLLLIKTCHNRRAHAMGGMAAQIPVKNDEAANAAAFDKVRADKLREVKAGHDGTWVAHPALVPVAMEVFDKHMPACNQVLSQRSFPPIRREDLLKPHTGDITEAGIRTNVSVGIEYTAAWLNGRGAVPIHNLMEDAATAEISRSQIWQWLHHKADVVAADGAARTFSQDWFRDILAEELAAIREAIGTEAYEQGRYELAAKIFTDTATGEDLPDFLTLPAYEALRQFD, from the coding sequence ATGACGATCGCCGCAGCGTTGGAAAAGGCTCCCCTGGAGGCCGGGCATGTTGAAATCCGGAAGCAGGTAGAGGGCATCGATCGCGTCCTGACGGAAGGGGCTCTGGAGTTCCTGGTTCGTCTTGAACGCCGCTTTGGTGCCAAGCGCAGAGAACTGCTGACGGCGCGCCAGGCGCGTCAGGCGCGGTTCGATGCCGGCGAGCTTCCGGACTTCCTGCCAGAAACCAAAACGGTTCGCGACAGGGCCTGGGAAGTTGATCCCATTCCGGCCGTTTTGCGTGACCGCCGGGTTGAGATCACCGGGCCGGTCGACCGGAAAATGATGATCAATGCGCTGAACTCCGGTGCGAAGATGTTCATGGCCGACTTTGAGGACGCGTCTTCGCCGACCTTCGCCAACATGATCGATGGCCAGGTGAACATGCAGGACTATGCCCGCAACCAGCTCGCCTATACCGATGCAAAGTCAGGCAAATCCTACGCGCTGGGCGAAGAGACAGCGGTGATGATTGTGCGCCCACGCGGCTGGCACATGGAAGAGGCCCACCTTCTTGTCGATGGCCAGCCGATCTCCGCGAGCCTGTTCGATTTCGGTCTTCACATCTTCCACAATGGCGAGAAGCTGCACGAAGCAGGCCTGGGGCCTTTCTACTACCTGCCGAAGATGGAAAGCCATCTGGAGGCCCGTCTGTGGGATGAGGTTTTCGAGTTCGCCCAGAAGGCGCTCGGCATCCCGGTCGGTTCCATCAAGGTGACGGTGCTGATCGAGACGCTTCCGGCTGCTTTCGAGATGGACGAGATTCTGTATGAGCTGCGCCGCCATGCAGCCGGTCTCAACTGCGGACGCTGGGATTACATCTTCTCCTATATCAAGACGCTCCGGAACCAGGCCAGCTTTGTCCTGCCGGACAGGGCGCAGGTCGGGATGGATCGTGCCTTCCTGAATGCCTATTCGCTGCTGCTGATCAAGACCTGTCACAACCGCCGGGCCCACGCGATGGGCGGCATGGCAGCGCAGATCCCGGTCAAGAATGACGAGGCGGCTAACGCGGCAGCCTTCGACAAGGTTCGCGCGGACAAACTGCGCGAAGTGAAGGCCGGCCATGATGGCACCTGGGTCGCTCACCCGGCGCTCGTGCCGGTGGCGATGGAAGTGTTCGACAAGCACATGCCTGCCTGCAACCAGGTGCTCAGCCAGCGTTCGTTCCCGCCGATCCGGCGTGAAGACCTTCTAAAGCCGCACACGGGAGATATCACCGAAGCGGGTATCCGTACCAATGTATCCGTGGGGATCGAGTATACGGCTGCCTGGCTCAATGGCCGCGGGGCAGTGCCGATCCACAACCTCATGGAGGACGCGGCGACGGCTGAAATTTCCCGCAGCCAGATCTGGCAATGGCTCCATCACAAGGCCGACGTGGTTGCGGCTGACGGCGCGGCGCGGACATTCAGTCAGGACTGGTTCCGCGACATCCTCGCCGAGGAGCTCGCCGCCATCCGCGAAGCCATTGGCACGGAAGCCTATGAGCAGGGTCGCTACGAACTCGCTGCAAAAATCTTCACTGACACCGCTACCGGTGAAGACCTGCCGGATTTCTTGACCCTGCCCGCCTACGAAGCGTTGCGCCAATTCGACTAA
- a CDS encoding short-chain fatty acyl-CoA regulator family protein: protein MGQRKEKLLIGAKLRRLRRTLGLTQAQMAEDLEVSASYINLIESNQRPVSAKLLVSLAQVYDFDMSDVGGAGDARLASELMEALRDPVFEAGPLGKNDAEDVVNANPDIARAFLRLYSRHREMTMRLYSDANPMVDREKVEVLEQTDRSVDSVREYFHESRNFFPEIDEAAEALSAELFLSTDEPHTALTDRLKKRHSYQVRIVPAHVMPNQLRYFDRHHRRIDLSELLHQSGRRFQLAVQIALLEYSDLIADHVEKANLPDRSARNLASVSLANYFAAALLLPYSRFLTESESTKYDIEMLSHRFGASFEQVAHRLTTLQKPEARGIPFFFVRMDSAGNVSKRFSAGRFHFSKFGGACPLWNIHDCFATPDQVRTQIIQMPDNTTYFSIARTMSRSEGAFDRPPTKYAIGLGCDIAYAPRLIYAQTMKLESVPATPIGVNCYMCDRQNCPSRAHAPLDKKLVFDARSRGVSVFRFEDN, encoded by the coding sequence ATGGGCCAGAGGAAAGAAAAGCTTCTCATCGGAGCCAAGCTACGTCGGCTCCGGCGCACGCTTGGCCTCACGCAGGCCCAGATGGCTGAAGACCTCGAAGTATCGGCCAGTTACATCAACCTGATCGAAAGCAATCAGAGACCGGTCAGCGCGAAGCTTCTGGTGTCTCTGGCGCAGGTTTATGATTTCGACATGAGCGATGTCGGCGGCGCCGGGGACGCCCGGCTGGCCTCCGAGCTTATGGAGGCGCTTCGCGACCCCGTGTTCGAAGCAGGACCGCTTGGAAAGAACGATGCCGAAGACGTCGTCAATGCCAATCCGGACATCGCGCGGGCCTTCCTGCGCCTGTATTCCCGGCACCGGGAAATGACCATGCGGCTATATTCGGACGCCAACCCGATGGTGGACCGGGAGAAAGTCGAAGTCCTGGAACAGACAGACCGCAGCGTCGACTCCGTACGCGAATATTTCCATGAGAGCCGCAACTTCTTCCCTGAAATCGATGAAGCTGCCGAGGCCCTCTCCGCTGAACTCTTTCTGAGTACGGACGAGCCTCATACAGCCCTTACGGACAGATTGAAGAAGCGGCATAGCTATCAGGTTCGCATCGTCCCCGCACATGTGATGCCCAACCAGCTCCGCTACTTCGACCGCCACCACCGCCGGATCGACCTGTCGGAATTGCTGCACCAATCCGGACGAAGGTTTCAGCTCGCCGTTCAGATCGCTTTGCTGGAATATTCGGACCTGATCGCCGATCATGTGGAGAAAGCCAATCTTCCGGATCGTAGCGCCCGCAACCTGGCGAGCGTCAGTCTCGCCAACTATTTTGCAGCCGCACTTCTTCTGCCCTACTCCCGTTTCCTGACAGAAAGCGAGTCCACCAAGTACGACATCGAAATGCTGAGCCATCGCTTCGGCGCCAGCTTCGAGCAGGTTGCGCACCGGCTGACCACACTTCAGAAGCCCGAAGCTCGCGGTATCCCGTTCTTCTTTGTTCGCATGGACAGCGCCGGCAACGTATCGAAGCGGTTTAGTGCCGGCAGATTCCACTTCTCCAAATTCGGCGGCGCCTGTCCGCTGTGGAACATTCACGACTGCTTCGCCACTCCGGACCAGGTACGCACGCAAATCATCCAGATGCCGGACAATACCACCTATTTCTCCATCGCACGCACCATGTCGCGGTCAGAGGGTGCCTTTGATCGTCCTCCAACCAAATACGCGATCGGCCTTGGCTGCGATATCGCCTACGCGCCGAGGCTGATCTACGCCCAGACCATGAAACTGGAATCCGTCCCCGCCACGCCCATCGGCGTGAACTGCTACATGTGCGACCGGCAAAACTGCCCATCAAGGGCGCACGCCCCTCTCGACAAGAAACTTGTCTTCGACGCACGCTCGCGAGGCGTCTCCGTTTTCCGCTTCGAGGACAACTGA